ACTCAAGACCTGGGACCTTCCTGGAACATCTAGGCAACCTTATGCGATCTATATCCATCCTTCCGACAATAGTTTGTTAGTAGCTGATAATTCAACTTTTGATCTGTACCAATACGATATTAGTGGAGATACTCCGATCCAACTCGCATCCAAACAGATTACTGTCGGCCAGATCATTGATATGACTATGAGCGGTGGACAGATCCTTGTCGCTATTCAACAGAATTCTTTTCCGGATAATGGACCTTATTTAGTGAGATTCCATAGTGGAATGTCCGGAGGTTCCGTGACTATGAAGATCAATCCTGCTGGATTTTCTACCATCCAAAGTATTGCAACAGACAATCGTAATGGGAATATTTTTGCTGTAGATACGGAAAGATCTTCGGTCCTTTCCTGCGCGGCTCCTATCTTTACGAATTGTTCCCCTAGTTTAATAGGATTTTCTCCTTTGAGAATTGTTCGAGATGATAAGAAGAATTTTTACATTCTTCATGCAACAAAACAGATCACTAAGCTGAATCCGAACGGGGCTCATATTTCCAATTTTGTCTTACCTTCTTTTCAGGGTTCTTCTGTCCAAGGCGCAGATCTGGAGATTGACGGGGACTTTTTGTATATCTCAGGTAGAAATTTGTCGGACACAAAGGTTTTGGTAAAAGTTAAAACGGATTTTACCGGAGTTACAACTCGGACATTGCCTGCGAATCCATTTGTTCCTTTTACGAATATCGCTGTGACTGATGGAAAAGTGTTCAGCGATTTTGTGGATATCGGGGAAGAAGACTTCTTCACTTATTTGAATTTTTCTTCTGTCAATGGGGGAGGGGATGGGAGTTATTTAGATAATTCTTATAGAGAATCTTTCATCATGAGTACGGACGAACTAGAAACGGATTATGCCGGGAATTTTTATCATATGTTAGTAGGTATGGGAGAAAGTGATATCCATACTTCTATCTCTAAGTTCAACTCCAATACTTTAGAATGGACTAATCTAGTCCAATCGGCTACGATTCCTTTCCAACAGATCACAACTGATAAGTCGGGGAATTTATATACCTTAGAAGGAACTACAAATAACGGATATAAATTGTTTAAGAGAGATGGGAACTTTACTGAGTTGAATCAGATCTCTATACCTACGAGCCAGATCTCTACCGGAGCACTTTACGTTTCCGACACAGGAGATTCTTCCTTCCTGGCCACCCCTTTGAGTCTGCATAAAATTATGTTACCTTGAAATGGGGTTGCTCTATCGGTAAGATCTAAATTTTCCAAAAGTAAAAAAATTCTAAGCGTGGAATTTGAGATCAGGGGGTAGGAAATCCGATACTTTGGTTATAGAAATCTGAAAAGATTTTTGGAATAAAAGGCCTCGGCATGGAATTTCTGGAACCAAAAGACCTGACGGAAAATAAATCCTACCGGATCCGCCTAACCGTAGCCATCTATAGAAATAATATTTTATCCTATAAAAACGATATAGTAGTTCCTTCGGTTTATATAAGAAGGAACGAAGCAAGAGCACATATCCGAAAAGAAGTGACAGAACGTCTGGCACATTCTTCCTTTTTCCGTTCTCCTCGTCCGGATTATGATTTGGTTCGTTATTCTGAAGAAGCTAGTTGTAACACATTCTTGAGATACAGGATCATCAGCGGTAGTCCCAGCGAAGAGACTATGCCTAAGACTGTTTAAGAAAGATTCGTAACTTAATTGTCTTGAATTCCGGTCTAGGGTTGTAAAAACTTGACTGCGAATCCGGATTATGGCAGGCCCAGAAAGAAAGGTCATCGAAAGAAATTCCCATGGAGAATACGTTCTAACTGCGTACGGGGAATTTTTAAGTTATTTCCACACTCATATCCAACTTTTCGGAACATTGATTTCCGCTAAAAAAATTCCCGCCAAAGAACAAGAAGCACTTAAGTTAAAATTACGTTCTTATATCTCAAACAACGTCCAGAAGACGGATCATTTTTTCGATCAACTTCCTCAATTCGCTCAGTTTCTCGGAATGGGTTCTCAGGAACTTTCTTCTTACATGAACCGGAACTTCTTGGGAGCTTTGAATAAGGTAAAAACCAAACTCATCGAACAAGAGTCCGTTGCAGAACAAACTCCTCGTAAGAAAAAATATTCTAAAATCTCGGAAGAGATATTAGAAGGACTTGGATTTACATTCCCTGCCGGTCATAGATTCGAATGGGAAGAAGGAATGATCTATCTGGTAGAGATCGCTACCGGCAAAAAAAGAGAAGCCGCTGCCTTGGGAGAAGTAGCAAGAGAAACTGCAGCCGCCGGCGCGGCGGCGAGACCTATCCCTGCTGCTCCAGTGCGTAAAGGTCCCGAAACTCCGATCCTAGAAGAAATATTAAAAAAATATGGTGAACTATTCTCCGGTAAACCTTTGATCATGAAGGTAGAAGAATTGGAGGAAGACGATTCTCCGGTTCAGGTGGGAGAAGATATCCTTGCCGATGTGGAAGATCTTCATTTCGACGGGGACTTTGGAGGAGATTCTCCTAGCTTCTCCGAACCTCCTGTGAGCATTCCATTTTCCAAATATATGGATCAGGTCGGAAAGGTTAGAGTATTCCAAAAAGCAGGACAACTGGAAGAATACAAACGTTGGGTCGCTTCTTTACCTGTGGAAGAGAATGCACTTGTCCAATTACAAACTTCTCTTTTGAAAGAATCCAGGGGAGAGGTAGTAGAATGGGATGGAACGCTCGGACAGTTAGGGGCTCGCACAGGTCTTTCAGAATCCAGACTCAGAAAGGTATTGGAACTAGGACGTGATTTTTTCCGAATCCGAAACCAATTAGAAGCGTCGTGGAACAAGGCAAGGACTGCAAGCCCTGCAGTAGCAGAACTTGTAAAAAAAGCCTGGCCTCATATCTTGAGAGTCATGGATGAATATCCTGATTTCACTCAGATCAAAGGAAAGATGGACCAACTTCTCTCCCGTATTCCTGACGCTAGCCAAAGAAAGATCCTAACAGATCTTTTCTTAAACCCCGTTCTTTCTATTCGCAGAAACTAATATAAGCCGTATATATGCGATTTGGCTGTGGATTCCCGGAAAAAGATCGTTTTCAAACTAGGCACTCGTAAATTTACTGGTCTAAGAATCGGACATTTGCTACAAAATTCAGCCAAACATCGCGTGGCTTCGAGTCTCCACAGTCTGTGGACTAAGGCGAGAGCAGAGTCCCGGATTCTATACCAACCCTAAAGAGGAACCTTAGCGGATGTTAAACCTTGACGAACAGTTGCGGATCCAAAAATACTTGGAGGAGAACGGTCTATATGACAAGTCCTTCGAGCGCGATAACTGCGGAGTAGGCTTCGTCGCTTCTTATAAGGGCGAGTCCAGTCACCGAGTAGTATCCATGGGTTTGAAGGCGGTCGCATGCCTTACCCACCGCGGAGCCGTAGATGCAGATATGCAAACCGGAGACGGCGCCGGTATCATGATCCGTATCCCTAAAAAACTGTTTGCGAAGTACATCGAAGATATGGGCCATAGACGTCCTGACGAGGATTCTATCGGTGTTGGGATGGTGTTCCTACCAAGAGAGGACATAGACAAACAAGATGTTTGCCGAAGCCTCATCGAGTCAGCACTCATGCAATTCAACTTCAAGCTATATGCTTGGAGATATGTTCCAGTAAATCCTGAGGTTTTAGGACCTAAGGCGAACGCTTCTCGTCCTCAGATCGAACAAGTATTGATCGGCAAACCGGAAGGAATGTCGAACGACGAGTTCGAGACAAAGTTATTCCTCATCCAGAAAAAAGTGATGAGAGATGCGCTCAAACTTTCCATGAGCGAGGACTTTTATATTTGTTCCTTCTCTTCGGAAAGGATCACCTTTAAAGGATTATTCAACGGAAACCAGGTCTCTCAATTTTATGAAGATCTAAAAAGTGAGGATATGGTTTCTCCTTATTGTATCTTCCATCAAAGATATTCCACCAACACGTTCCCAAGCTGGGCATTGGCTCAGCCTTTCCGTATTCTTGCGCATAACGGAGAGATTAATACGATTGTAGGGAACAGGATTTGGATGCTCGCAAGAGAAGAAGAACTTGCCTGCGAAAAATGGGGAGAGTTCCAAAAAGAGATCCATCCGATCATTAGACCTCATTTATCCGACTCCGCAAGTTTGGACAATGCTATGGAAGCGATCGTACGTTCAGGTAAGGACGTTCTTCATGCCAAAGCTATGCTAATTCCGAATGCATGGAGTAAGAACTTCCAGATGTCCGAAGGACTGAAAGCATTCTACGAATATAATAACACTCTGACCGAACCATGGGACGGACCGGCTGCTCTCGCATTTGCAGAAGGAGATTGGGTCGGAGGAAGTTTAGATAGAAACGGACTTCGTCCTGCAAGATATGTAGTGACCGAAGACGGACTAGTTGTAATGGGTTCCGAAACCGGTTTAGTTCATATTGACGAAGAGATCATCACCAAAAAAGGAAGATTGGGACCGGGCGATATGCTCGCGATCAATCTGAAAGAAGGTAAGATCTATTTCAATGAGGACGTCAACGCTCTATTCGAGAAAAAATACGATTATAGAGAATGGTCCAAAGAGAATGTAGAATATCTGGACCAAACCATCGATGAATCGATTACTAAAACCATCACTTATTCCGGAGACGAACTGAGAAGAAGACAGATCTTATTCGCATATTCTCCATACAAACAAAAAGCGGTGATCAAACCTCAGGCGATCGCAGGAAAAGAAGCAATCGGTTCTATGGGAGACGATACTCCTTTGTCTATCTTGATGCTTTCTCGTATCGGATTGTATACATACTTCCGCCAGAGATTTGCGCAGGTAACAAATCCGCCGATCGACTATCTGAGAGAGAAGGGAGTAACTTCTCTTTATACTCGTTTAGTGAAGAAGACAAATCTTTTCGCAGACGAAAAACCTCAGAACTGTCTAGTACTTTCTCATCCGTATCTGACCAATCTTGGTTTACAAAGAATTAGGGATAAGGACGGAAAACAATACAAGGTAGTTACCTTAGACGCGACTTTCGAAGCTCATCATGAGCCGGACGCTGCAAGAAATTATCTTGAACGTGCTTTGGATCAGTTACTTGCGGATGCTGTAAAGGCTGCGGAATCAGAAGTAAATATCCTAATTCTTTCCGACAAAAAATTGAACAAGGATCGCGCGCCTATCCCTATGGAATTGGCGGTGGCAGCGGTCCATAACCACTTGATCCGCAACAAAAAACGTGCGGCTACAAGCATTCTTGTTGAGACAGGATCTGCATTCGAAATCCATAATGTGGCTGTTCTTCTAGGATACGGAGCTTCCGGTGTGAATAGTTACCTGATCTGGGACACTCTTCATGACCTATGGTCCAAGGGAGATTTCGATCTAGAAGACGGAACTCGTCCTTCTTTCGCTACTCTTTGCACCAATTATCGTGCGGGAGTTGATGACGGACTTCTGAAGATCATGTCCAAGATGGGAATTTCCATCATGTCTTCCTATGTAGGTGGACAGGTATTCGAAGCAATTGGACTTTCTAGAACTCTGATCTCTAAATACTTCCCCGGAACTTATTCCAGAATTTCAGGAATTGGTATCGGTGGTATCGAGCAGAACATTCTGCGCAACCACGACTCCGCATTCAATAAAGAGATCAATCCGGAAGACTTTATCTCCGAGAAGGACGACCAACCTCATAGATGGTCTCCTAAAGTAGTAAAATTCATCCGCAAAGCTGCGGTGGATAACGACTACGAAGCATTCTTGGAAGCTTCTAAACTAATGGAAGAAAGTGATCCGATCAATATCCGAGATCTATTCGATTTCGTGGATCGTGCTCCTGTTCCAATTGAAGAAGTGGAAACTGTTTCGGAGATCCAAAAACGTTTCTTAACCCCAGGTATGAGCCATGGCGCTCTTTCCATCGAAGCTCACACCGACCTTGCGATCGCAATGAACCGTTTGGGCTCTAAGTCTTCATCGGGCGAAGGTGGAGAACATCCGTCTCGTTACGTTGTGGATGAGAAGGGTGACTTGGCGAATTCTTCCATTAAGCAGGTAGCTTCCGGAAGATTCGGCGTAACTTCAGAATATCTAAACTCAGCAAAAGAGTTGGAGATCAAGATCGCTCAGGGAGCAAAACCTGGAGAAGGTGGACAGCTTCCAGGCAAGAAGAACAACGAGGAGATCGCGACGAACCGTCATACTCCTCAGGGAATCGATCTGATTTCTCCGCCTCCTCACCACGATATTTATTCTATCGAGGACTTGTCTCAGTTGATCTATGACTTGAAACAAGCTAACCATACCGCTCAGGTTTCCGTAAAACTTGTTTCCGAAGCGGGAGTCGGAACGATCGCTGCAGGTGTTGCTAAAGCAAACGCCGACGTGATCTTGATCTCAGGGCATGTGGGAGGAACCGGAGCAGCTTCTCTTACTTCTATCAAACATGCAGGATCTCCTTGGGAGCTTGGACTTTCTGAAACACATCAAGTTTTAGTAATGAATGGTCTGCGTGATAGAGTAGTCCTCCGTACCGACGGTGGTATCGTTTCCGGAAGGGACGTGATCATTGCTGCCTGTTTAGGCGCAGAAGAATACGGAATTGGAACTGCTTCCCTTGTCGCATTAGGTTGTATCATGGCAAGAAAATGCCATCTGAATAACTGTCCTACAGGGATTGCTACTCAAGATCCTAAGTTCAGAGCGAAATATAAAGGGTCTCCCGATCAGGTCGCTAATCTAATGACACTTCTAGCAATGGAAGTTCGCGAATATTTGGCGAAGTTAGGATTCCGCTCCATGGACGAGATCATCGGAAGAACTGACCTTCTGAAACAGATCACACGTTACGAGCAAGACCGTTTGGATTCTTTGGATTTGAATCCGATCTTGGTCCGTCTTCCTCTTCTT
The Leptospira johnsonii DNA segment above includes these coding regions:
- the gltB gene encoding glutamate synthase large subunit; amino-acid sequence: MLNLDEQLRIQKYLEENGLYDKSFERDNCGVGFVASYKGESSHRVVSMGLKAVACLTHRGAVDADMQTGDGAGIMIRIPKKLFAKYIEDMGHRRPDEDSIGVGMVFLPREDIDKQDVCRSLIESALMQFNFKLYAWRYVPVNPEVLGPKANASRPQIEQVLIGKPEGMSNDEFETKLFLIQKKVMRDALKLSMSEDFYICSFSSERITFKGLFNGNQVSQFYEDLKSEDMVSPYCIFHQRYSTNTFPSWALAQPFRILAHNGEINTIVGNRIWMLAREEELACEKWGEFQKEIHPIIRPHLSDSASLDNAMEAIVRSGKDVLHAKAMLIPNAWSKNFQMSEGLKAFYEYNNTLTEPWDGPAALAFAEGDWVGGSLDRNGLRPARYVVTEDGLVVMGSETGLVHIDEEIITKKGRLGPGDMLAINLKEGKIYFNEDVNALFEKKYDYREWSKENVEYLDQTIDESITKTITYSGDELRRRQILFAYSPYKQKAVIKPQAIAGKEAIGSMGDDTPLSILMLSRIGLYTYFRQRFAQVTNPPIDYLREKGVTSLYTRLVKKTNLFADEKPQNCLVLSHPYLTNLGLQRIRDKDGKQYKVVTLDATFEAHHEPDAARNYLERALDQLLADAVKAAESEVNILILSDKKLNKDRAPIPMELAVAAVHNHLIRNKKRAATSILVETGSAFEIHNVAVLLGYGASGVNSYLIWDTLHDLWSKGDFDLEDGTRPSFATLCTNYRAGVDDGLLKIMSKMGISIMSSYVGGQVFEAIGLSRTLISKYFPGTYSRISGIGIGGIEQNILRNHDSAFNKEINPEDFISEKDDQPHRWSPKVVKFIRKAAVDNDYEAFLEASKLMEESDPINIRDLFDFVDRAPVPIEEVETVSEIQKRFLTPGMSHGALSIEAHTDLAIAMNRLGSKSSSGEGGEHPSRYVVDEKGDLANSSIKQVASGRFGVTSEYLNSAKELEIKIAQGAKPGEGGQLPGKKNNEEIATNRHTPQGIDLISPPPHHDIYSIEDLSQLIYDLKQANHTAQVSVKLVSEAGVGTIAAGVAKANADVILISGHVGGTGAASLTSIKHAGSPWELGLSETHQVLVMNGLRDRVVLRTDGGIVSGRDVIIAACLGAEEYGIGTASLVALGCIMARKCHLNNCPTGIATQDPKFRAKYKGSPDQVANLMTLLAMEVREYLAKLGFRSMDEIIGRTDLLKQITRYEQDRLDSLDLNPILVRLPLLYDPKKKKDRFVRRESVGEVLDDRILKDAEPALEGKTSMSLSYSVKNTNRTVGAKVSGIIARKYGSKGLPGKLEIILEGTAGQSLGAWLVKGVQITLHGDANDYVGKGLCGGTIVIRKHRRSKLKPYENVIIGNTCLYGATSGKLFSSGRAGERFGVRNSGADAVVGGAGDHFLEYMTSGTIVCLGTVGKNMGAGMTGGSAYFFQKDWELEPLINKEYVKIVDLENEDYDIIKSLITEHTKLTGSDLSEEILKTWDASKKYFVKVTPK